The following are encoded together in the Scytonema millei VB511283 genome:
- a CDS encoding ABC transporter substrate-binding protein: MKYPITLALSWRKWLAGILAVVMAIALSGCNPAEMRTQAADVPQIVVSVTTDPDTFNYALGHQVPNIFNMTFRGLTTVNGITKELEPELAESWQISEDKLNIIFTLREGLKWSDGHPLTADDVVFTYNDIVLNKAIPTDLRDYIQIGKQKAYPKVVKLDDRRVEFIMPEPFSPFLATTTGDPTSAIAILPKHALQASVKTKDAKGNPRFLSTWGTDTDPTKIITNGPFTLESYVPAQRLVYRRNPNYWRKDAQGNSQPYIEKYIWRIVENPETTLVQFRSGGLDIASASADNFSLLKREEERGNFKIYNGGPAFGMSFITFNLNKGSRNGKPLVNPIKSRWFNTVEFRQAIAYGLDRQTMINNFLRGLGELQNSPIDTQSSYFLPPEQGLKVYNYDSAKAKEILQKVGFKYNNKNQLFDAQGNRVRFTLMVPAGGRGNSGRTVAQIQRDLGKIGMQVDLQFLDFGTLIDKTSNSLDWECYIGGFIGGGIEPNDGANVWLTAGGLHNFNQLPQVGQAPIQGREIADWEQKIEDLFIKGAQEFDEAKRKEIYNEFQRTAQEYLPYITLYNPLSLAAIRDRIEGTKFSALGGAFWNIYELKVKE; encoded by the coding sequence ATGAAATACCCAATTACTCTTGCCCTCTCCTGGCGTAAATGGTTAGCAGGTATACTAGCAGTAGTCATGGCGATCGCGCTGTCTGGCTGCAATCCGGCTGAGATGAGAACCCAAGCAGCTGACGTACCGCAAATAGTGGTAAGCGTGACTACCGATCCCGATACGTTTAATTATGCTTTAGGTCATCAAGTCCCAAATATTTTTAACATGACCTTTAGGGGATTAACTACAGTTAATGGCATTACCAAAGAACTCGAACCAGAATTAGCAGAATCTTGGCAAATTTCCGAAGATAAATTAAATATTATTTTCACTTTAAGAGAAGGATTAAAATGGTCTGACGGTCATCCACTTACAGCAGATGATGTTGTATTTACTTATAACGATATTGTTTTAAACAAAGCCATTCCTACAGATCTAAGAGATTACATTCAAATTGGTAAGCAAAAGGCTTATCCAAAAGTTGTTAAGCTAGACGATCGCCGCGTCGAATTTATCATGCCCGAACCTTTTTCACCATTCTTAGCTACGACGACGGGAGATCCTACAAGTGCGATCGCCATTCTACCAAAACACGCTCTACAAGCATCGGTTAAAACAAAAGATGCTAAAGGAAACCCACGCTTTTTAAGCACTTGGGGAACGGATACAGATCCAACTAAAATTATTACTAATGGTCCTTTTACACTTGAAAGCTACGTACCTGCTCAACGCTTAGTTTATCGCCGCAACCCTAATTATTGGCGTAAAGATGCACAAGGCAATTCTCAGCCTTATATTGAAAAATACATTTGGCGAATTGTCGAAAATCCAGAAACAACTTTAGTTCAGTTTCGTTCCGGTGGATTAGATATAGCTTCAGCTTCAGCAGATAATTTTTCTCTACTCAAACGCGAAGAAGAACGAGGCAATTTTAAAATTTACAATGGTGGACCTGCTTTCGGTATGTCCTTCATTACTTTTAATCTAAATAAAGGTAGCAGAAACGGTAAACCATTAGTTAATCCAATTAAATCTCGCTGGTTTAATACAGTTGAGTTTAGGCAAGCAATCGCTTACGGACTCGATCGCCAAACGATGATAAATAATTTTTTACGGGGTTTGGGAGAGCTACAAAACTCTCCAATTGACACTCAGAGTTCGTATTTTCTCCCTCCTGAACAAGGATTGAAAGTTTACAACTACGATTCAGCCAAAGCCAAAGAAATACTGCAAAAAGTTGGATTTAAATACAATAATAAAAATCAATTATTTGATGCTCAAGGTAATCGGGTACGATTTACTCTCATGGTTCCTGCTGGGGGTAGAGGTAATAGTGGAAGAACAGTAGCTCAAATTCAACGAGACTTAGGCAAAATTGGAATGCAAGTCGATCTCCAATTTCTCGATTTTGGCACTTTAATAGATAAAACTTCTAATTCTTTAGATTGGGAGTGTTATATCGGTGGTTTCATTGGTGGTGGAATTGAACCGAATGACGGAGCAAACGTATGGTTGACAGCAGGTGGGTTGCACAATTTCAACCAACTACCTCAAGTAGGACAAGCACCAATTCAAGGACGAGAAATTGCGGATTGGGAACAAAAGATTGAAGATCTGTTTATCAAAGGAGCGCAGGAATTCGACGAAGCCAAACGCAAAGAAATTTATAATGAGTTTCAACGCACGGCTCAAGAATATTTACCTTACATTACCTTATATAATCCTTTATCGCTAGCGGCAATCCGCGATCGCATTGAGGGGACAAAATTCTCTGCTTTAGGCGGCGCATTCTGGAACATATACGAATTGAAGGTCAAAGAATAA
- a CDS encoding ABC transporter substrate-binding protein: MIRRNFLITLILLVAIALSGCNPTEMRTNATQVPQIVARVPGDPQTFNYALNQSSPNVFGFLYEGLITENGETGKLEPALAESWEISEDNLKIVFTLKPNLKWSDGEPLTVDDIVFTYNNIYFNEEIPTDIRDILRIGKSKALPKVRKLDSRRVEFTVPEPFAPFLRFAGGIVILPEHALRQSVETKNKDGRPQFLSTWGTDTDLQKIVVNGPFTLESYTVNQRVVFRRNPYYWRKDTQGNALPYVERLIWQIVESPDTALIQFRSLGLDMLEIGPTSFQLLKREEERGDFKIYSGGPDFGTNFICFNLNKGRRQGKPLVNPIKSRWFNTVAFRQAVAYGINREAMLNNVYRGLGELQNSPISVQSPYYLSPEEGLKVYNYNPGKAKELLREAGFKYNDRGQLLDAEGNRVRFTMISQAGNRTVDAIGSQVKRDLSKIGIQVDFTPIDFAVMVDKITNTLEWESYFGLITGSIEPYSGANVWSPDGGFHPFNQKPQPGQPPIEGREVADWEAEIGRLYIEGARELDETKRKEIYGETQRLAQEYLPFIHLINPLALAAIRDRIEGTKFSALGGTLWNIYELKEAKD; the protein is encoded by the coding sequence ATGATCCGTCGAAATTTTCTAATAACACTTATATTACTAGTTGCGATCGCGCTGTCTGGCTGCAATCCCACCGAAATGAGAACTAACGCAACTCAAGTTCCGCAAATCGTGGCGAGAGTTCCAGGCGACCCGCAAACTTTTAATTATGCTTTAAATCAATCGTCGCCTAACGTTTTTGGATTTCTTTATGAAGGATTAATTACTGAAAATGGCGAAACTGGAAAGCTAGAGCCAGCATTAGCAGAATCTTGGGAAATTTCTGAAGATAATCTCAAAATCGTTTTTACTCTAAAACCAAATTTGAAATGGTCAGATGGAGAACCGCTAACAGTTGATGACATCGTTTTTACTTATAATAATATTTACTTTAACGAGGAAATTCCTACAGATATTAGAGATATTCTGCGCATTGGTAAGAGTAAAGCTTTACCTAAAGTCCGCAAATTAGATAGCCGCCGAGTTGAATTTACCGTTCCAGAGCCATTCGCACCTTTTTTACGATTTGCAGGTGGAATAGTCATCTTACCAGAACACGCCCTACGTCAATCGGTAGAAACTAAAAATAAAGATGGTAGACCTCAGTTTTTATCTACGTGGGGAACAGATACAGATTTGCAAAAAATTGTGGTCAACGGTCCTTTTACGCTGGAAAGCTACACTGTCAACCAGCGTGTAGTCTTTCGCCGCAATCCCTACTACTGGCGGAAAGACACACAAGGAAATGCTTTACCTTATGTTGAACGGTTAATTTGGCAAATTGTTGAATCACCAGATACAGCTTTAATTCAGTTTCGTTCGTTAGGATTAGATATGCTAGAAATTGGACCTACGAGTTTTCAATTACTGAAACGGGAGGAAGAACGAGGAGATTTCAAAATTTACAGCGGTGGACCTGACTTTGGCACAAATTTTATTTGTTTCAATTTAAATAAAGGTCGTCGTCAGGGAAAACCTTTAGTCAATCCAATCAAGTCACGCTGGTTTAATACAGTAGCATTTAGACAAGCAGTTGCATACGGAATTAATCGCGAAGCAATGCTCAACAATGTTTATCGTGGTTTAGGAGAACTACAAAATTCGCCAATTTCGGTTCAAAGTCCTTACTATCTTTCTCCTGAAGAAGGTTTAAAAGTTTATAACTATAATCCTGGAAAAGCTAAAGAATTACTCAGAGAAGCTGGATTTAAATATAATGATAGAGGTCAATTACTCGATGCTGAAGGTAATCGAGTCCGGTTTACCATGATTAGCCAAGCGGGTAATAGAACTGTTGATGCGATCGGTTCGCAAGTCAAACGCGATCTCAGCAAAATTGGGATTCAAGTTGATTTTACTCCAATTGACTTTGCGGTCATGGTAGATAAAATTACCAATACTCTCGAATGGGAATCTTATTTTGGTTTAATTACTGGTAGCATTGAACCATATAGCGGAGCAAATGTGTGGTCGCCCGACGGTGGTTTCCATCCTTTTAACCAGAAACCACAACCAGGACAACCGCCAATTGAAGGACGAGAAGTTGCAGACTGGGAAGCAGAAATCGGTCGGCTTTATATTGAGGGAGCAAGAGAACTTGACGAAACAAAGCGCAAAGAAATTTATGGAGAAACTCAGCGTTTAGCGCAAGAGTATCTTCCTTTTATTCATTTAATCAATCCTTTAGCTTTAGCAGCAATTCGCGATCGCATTGAAGGAACAAAATTCTCTGCTTTAGGTGGGACGCTTTGGAATATTTATGAATTGAAAGAAGCAAAAGACTAG
- the larB gene encoding nickel pincer cofactor biosynthesis protein LarB — translation MSQPEALRSLLESVAAGNVSPTVALDKLKHFTYEPVGEFARIDHHRQLRTGFPEVIWGQGKTPDQIVQIMAAMRQRNPVVMATRIEPDVAEQLEEKVEGLRYYPMAKIAAIAPARIEPQYPGTIGILSAGTADLPVAEEAAITAELSSFRVLRLWDVGVAGIHRLLDNRHVIAEASVLIVVAGMEGALPSVVAGLADCPVIAVPTSVGYGASFSGLAPLLTMLNSCAAGIGVVNIDNGFGAAILAGQILRTAGKLQ, via the coding sequence ATGTCCCAACCCGAAGCCTTGCGATCGCTCTTAGAATCTGTGGCAGCTGGTAACGTCAGTCCAACTGTCGCCTTAGACAAATTGAAACATTTTACCTACGAACCAGTTGGTGAATTTGCCCGCATCGACCATCATCGCCAGTTGAGAACTGGGTTTCCTGAAGTAATTTGGGGTCAAGGCAAAACTCCCGACCAAATCGTGCAAATTATGGCAGCGATGCGCCAGCGTAATCCAGTAGTGATGGCGACGCGCATCGAACCCGATGTAGCAGAACAGTTAGAAGAAAAGGTAGAGGGACTGCGTTACTATCCGATGGCAAAAATTGCGGCGATCGCACCAGCACGGATCGAACCGCAGTATCCTGGTACAATTGGTATCCTCTCGGCAGGGACTGCCGACTTACCCGTAGCCGAGGAAGCGGCTATAACTGCCGAACTATCTAGTTTTCGCGTTCTCCGGTTATGGGATGTGGGCGTTGCTGGAATTCATCGCCTGCTCGACAACCGCCACGTCATCGCTGAAGCATCTGTATTAATTGTCGTAGCCGGAATGGAAGGGGCTTTACCCAGCGTAGTTGCAGGATTAGCCGATTGTCCTGTCATTGCCGTTCCTACCAGCGTTGGCTATGGTGCGAGTTTCAGCGGCTTAGCTCCCCTCTTGACAATGCTCAACTCTTGTGCGGCAGGGATAGGAGTTGTCAATATAGATAACGGTTTTGGTGCAGCGATTTTAGCAGGACAAATTCTACGCACCGCAGGGAAATTACAGTGA
- a CDS encoding glycosyltransferase family 2 protein codes for MVSPKYSLVVPVYNEEKNILELYRRVSAVGEQLDGAIELIFVNDGSRDRTLQIVRDLHQNDPRVSYLSLARNFGHQIAVTAGLNFARGEVAIVMDADLQDPPELILEMVAKWQNGFQVVYAQRTQRHKEGWFKRGTAYVFYRLLQHLADVDIPTDTGDFCLMDRQVLDILNAMPERNRYMRGLRAWIGFRQTAVQFDRPPRFAGKVNYTFGKSLALALNGLVSFSKVPLRLSTYVGLFAAAIAVFMALLVLYWRLFVPQSPLTGFTIILVAIFFLGAVQLVSIGILGEYIGRIYEEVKGRPIYTLAEVGGFFSHSGNREPGVVSEN; via the coding sequence ATGGTATCGCCTAAGTATTCCTTGGTTGTTCCAGTCTATAACGAAGAAAAAAATATCCTAGAACTCTATCGCCGCGTTAGTGCGGTTGGCGAACAATTGGATGGAGCTATAGAACTCATATTTGTTAATGATGGCAGCCGCGATCGCACTTTGCAAATCGTGCGCGATTTACATCAAAACGATCCTCGCGTATCCTACCTCAGTCTTGCTCGCAATTTCGGACATCAAATTGCGGTGACGGCTGGACTTAATTTTGCCAGGGGTGAAGTGGCGATTGTCATGGATGCAGACTTACAAGACCCACCAGAATTGATTTTAGAGATGGTAGCCAAATGGCAAAATGGCTTTCAAGTTGTTTATGCCCAACGCACGCAGCGCCACAAAGAAGGTTGGTTCAAACGCGGTACGGCATACGTATTTTATCGCCTGCTCCAACACCTTGCTGATGTCGATATTCCCACCGATACTGGAGATTTCTGTTTGATGGATCGACAAGTTTTGGATATCCTCAACGCCATGCCAGAACGCAATCGCTACATGCGCGGCTTACGGGCTTGGATTGGTTTTCGTCAGACTGCCGTACAATTCGATCGCCCGCCTCGTTTTGCTGGTAAGGTCAATTACACTTTCGGTAAGTCGCTGGCTCTAGCTTTGAATGGGTTGGTGTCGTTCTCTAAAGTCCCCTTGCGCCTCTCTACTTATGTCGGTCTATTTGCTGCGGCGATCGCCGTTTTCATGGCTCTACTCGTATTGTACTGGCGATTGTTTGTACCTCAGTCTCCTTTGACTGGGTTTACGATTATTTTGGTAGCAATTTTCTTCCTTGGTGCAGTTCAACTTGTCAGTATTGGCATCTTAGGCGAGTATATTGGGCGAATTTATGAAGAAGTCAAAGGCAGACCAATTTATACCCTAGCCGAAGTAGGAGGATTTTTCAGTCATTCGGGGAATCGGGAACCGGGAGTCGTAAGTGAGAATTAA
- the trpD gene encoding anthranilate phosphoribosyltransferase has protein sequence MTSTSAIDLSNSSLPEASNTWATQLLQQLLDRQSLSGAQAAQLMQAWLNEGIPPVLSGAILAAIQAKGVSAEELAGMAQVLQSVRAHSTSAQLCAPTPLIDTCGTGGDGAATFNISTAVAFVAAAAGVPVAKHGNRSASSRVGSADVLEALGVNLNAAADRIQVAVAEVGITFLFAPGWHPAMKAVAPLRKTLKVRTIFNLLGPLVNPLRPTGQVIGVCESNLPLTIAHALQQLGTKQAIVLHGRERLDEAGLGDATDLAVLSHGQVELTTIHPQELGLAPAPTAALRGGDVQENAAILTAVLQGKGTQAQQDVVALNAALALQVGEKIPLGEYAAGISLAKEILHSGAAWAKLQQLVQFL, from the coding sequence ATGACCTCTACATCAGCCATCGATCTCAGCAATAGTTCTCTCCCAGAAGCTTCAAATACCTGGGCAACGCAATTACTTCAGCAATTACTGGATCGTCAATCTTTGTCTGGCGCGCAAGCAGCGCAACTCATGCAGGCATGGCTCAACGAAGGCATTCCACCTGTCTTGTCTGGAGCAATATTAGCAGCAATTCAGGCTAAAGGTGTATCAGCCGAAGAACTGGCTGGTATGGCTCAAGTTTTACAATCTGTGCGGGCGCACAGCACGAGCGCACAGCTATGCGCCCCTACACCATTAATTGACACCTGCGGTACTGGTGGAGATGGAGCTGCAACCTTTAATATATCTACTGCGGTTGCCTTTGTTGCAGCAGCGGCGGGAGTACCAGTAGCTAAACATGGGAATCGCTCTGCTTCTAGTCGAGTCGGTTCTGCGGACGTGTTGGAAGCACTAGGAGTCAATCTCAACGCTGCCGCAGACAGAATACAAGTAGCCGTTGCAGAAGTGGGCATTACATTTTTATTTGCCCCTGGGTGGCATCCCGCTATGAAGGCTGTTGCCCCGTTACGCAAAACGCTGAAAGTACGGACGATATTTAATCTATTAGGACCGCTAGTCAACCCTTTGCGCCCAACAGGACAAGTCATTGGAGTTTGTGAATCAAACTTACCACTAACTATCGCTCATGCCTTACAGCAGTTAGGGACAAAACAGGCAATTGTGCTGCACGGACGGGAAAGGTTGGATGAAGCAGGTTTAGGTGATGCTACAGATTTAGCAGTGTTATCTCACGGACAGGTAGAGTTAACAACTATACATCCGCAGGAACTAGGCTTAGCACCCGCACCAACAGCAGCATTAAGGGGTGGAGACGTACAGGAAAATGCAGCAATTCTCACCGCTGTATTGCAAGGTAAGGGAACCCAAGCACAGCAAGATGTTGTCGCTTTAAATGCAGCGCTAGCACTGCAAGTAGGAGAAAAGATTCCTTTAGGTGAATATGCTGCTGGTATTAGCTTAGCTAAGGAAATTCTGCATAGTGGTGCTGCTTGGGCAAAGCTACAGCAACTCGTACAATTCCTGTAA
- a CDS encoding response regulator transcription factor, whose translation MNLKILIVDDEPHVRLLMEQTLEELEDEGVELLFADNGEVALNLIKNERPQLVFLDVMMPKMNGFDVCNTVKNQLNISDVYIIMLTAKGQEFDRQKSIEVGADMYTTKPFDPDEITEKAREVLAL comes from the coding sequence ATGAATTTAAAAATTTTAATTGTCGATGACGAACCTCACGTCAGACTTTTGATGGAACAAACATTAGAAGAATTGGAAGATGAAGGGGTAGAACTACTATTTGCAGATAATGGTGAAGTTGCACTCAATCTTATTAAAAACGAGCGACCTCAGCTCGTATTTTTAGACGTGATGATGCCAAAAATGAATGGTTTTGATGTATGTAATACTGTAAAAAATCAATTGAATATTTCCGATGTTTACATAATTATGTTGACGGCTAAAGGTCAGGAATTCGACCGACAAAAAAGTATAGAGGTTGGAGCTGACATGTATACTACCAAACCGTTCGATCCTGATGAGATTACGGAGAAAGCCAGAGAAGTTTTGGCTTTGTAA
- a CDS encoding ATP-binding protein — protein sequence MNKNWLNGLKVRTNTPPDDNIAQSKSGSTLTQQALIKLSLSLGLVIVASTGIGYFQLVSSFTAETLSQVEKYVQLRAQRERAIFSLAQDNQAILKQAILQQLKAKGDRDFAKEFEQRFVKMPDATIRNRPQGFDFQKSSGVFLGNNVVLNADIQQRVVTYFELLNAYGPAWSNRFVNTYIQIPENGISIYMPTYPWVQNAPSDKSFRVTADESFYITDKVHNPERKTTWTGIYYDKVAQAWMASCVTPVDLDGKHIATIGHDMLIDELRDRTINDHLKGTYNMIFRQDGRLVAHPELTNKIQQAEGKFEVAQSNDPHLRRIFNLVTQKQNENKIIIDNPQDSEYLAVIKIDEPNWYLITVFPKSLLTQRAFEAARVILFLGLSSLLVEIIIVFLIFQRQISVPLTKFMQATESIAAGNLDIELDVTRKDELGRLAYLFNKMAQQLRESFSVLAKTNEQLELRVQERTAYLTAVIDNLADGLLVVDLNGKIARVNPALFALFGIEQTDLTGRDCQVIFNRKIVELVEKTRRNLKKVFVAEIELSSGCTGKAVATAIVKDVDYTGKQDGKDRCIGSVLLIRDITSEKEVDQMKTDFISTVSHELRTPLTSVLGFAKIIKKKLEEVVFPVIPTDDKKVQRNVRQIADNLDIIVSEGGRLTDLINDVLDIAKMEAGKIEWKMAPLQINEVIDRAIAATSALFHQKNLELIRDVKTELPEIIGDRDRLIQVIINLISNSVKFTDTGSITCRVKTNETQIHISIIDTGIGIAEADLDKVFEKFKQVGDTLTDKPKGTGLGLPICKQIVEHHGGKIWVESTLGTGSKFSFTLPIMISCDLKPRTFDVDTLVKQLREHVVMKSANSRTTKKTILVVDDDANIRQLLRQQLETEGYNIIEAKDGIEAIAFVKKSAPDLIILDVMMPEMSGFDVAAVLKNDPKTMNIPIIILSIVEDRERGYRLGIERYLMKPIETDTLLHEIGTLTTQANSSKKVLVVDEDVSTVKTLAEVLQAKGYSVVEAIDAQELREKAVSVQPYMIIANANFWERSEVIKTLRFEKGLENVFFILLADRKDGDRSETLTTQNEILLPGAFIKNKKLI from the coding sequence ATGAACAAAAATTGGCTCAACGGGTTGAAAGTTAGAACTAACACACCTCCGGATGATAATATTGCTCAAAGCAAATCTGGCAGTACGTTAACGCAACAGGCTTTGATTAAGTTATCACTGAGTCTTGGACTAGTGATTGTTGCATCCACTGGAATCGGCTATTTTCAACTCGTTTCTAGTTTTACTGCTGAAACTTTAAGTCAAGTAGAGAAGTACGTTCAACTCAGAGCGCAACGAGAAAGAGCTATTTTTTCTCTAGCTCAAGACAATCAAGCCATTCTTAAACAAGCGATACTACAACAACTCAAAGCAAAGGGCGATCGAGATTTTGCAAAAGAATTCGAGCAACGATTTGTCAAAATGCCCGATGCTACTATTCGTAACCGTCCTCAAGGCTTTGACTTCCAAAAATCTTCAGGAGTCTTTTTGGGTAATAATGTCGTTCTGAATGCCGATATACAGCAGCGAGTTGTTACCTATTTCGAGCTGCTCAATGCTTATGGTCCAGCATGGAGTAACCGCTTTGTAAACACATATATACAAATTCCAGAAAATGGAATTTCTATTTATATGCCGACTTATCCTTGGGTACAGAATGCACCTTCAGATAAATCTTTTCGAGTCACTGCCGATGAATCTTTTTATATCACAGATAAAGTCCACAACCCAGAACGAAAAACTACCTGGACGGGAATCTACTACGATAAAGTAGCACAAGCTTGGATGGCTTCATGCGTGACTCCGGTAGATTTAGATGGCAAGCATATTGCGACAATCGGTCATGATATGTTGATTGATGAGTTGCGCGATCGCACGATCAACGACCATCTCAAAGGTACGTATAATATGATTTTTCGACAAGATGGACGTTTAGTAGCTCATCCTGAACTAACAAACAAGATTCAACAAGCTGAAGGCAAATTTGAAGTTGCGCAGTCGAACGATCCTCATTTACGTCGCATATTTAACTTAGTGACGCAAAAACAGAACGAAAACAAAATAATAATTGACAATCCACAAGATAGCGAGTATTTAGCAGTCATTAAGATTGATGAACCAAATTGGTATTTGATTACGGTATTTCCTAAATCGTTACTAACGCAACGAGCATTTGAAGCAGCCAGAGTCATTTTATTTTTAGGACTATCCTCACTGCTAGTTGAAATTATTATCGTGTTTTTGATTTTTCAACGACAGATTTCTGTTCCCCTTACCAAATTCATGCAGGCAACAGAAAGTATTGCTGCTGGCAATCTTGATATTGAACTAGACGTAACTAGAAAAGATGAATTAGGTCGTCTAGCTTATTTATTCAACAAGATGGCACAACAGTTGCGAGAGTCTTTTTCTGTGTTAGCAAAGACTAACGAACAATTAGAACTGCGAGTTCAAGAGCGCACGGCTTATTTAACTGCCGTGATCGATAACTTAGCAGATGGATTATTGGTCGTCGATTTAAATGGTAAGATTGCTCGTGTCAATCCAGCTCTGTTTGCTCTATTTGGAATTGAACAGACAGATTTAACTGGTCGTGATTGTCAAGTTATATTTAATCGTAAGATTGTCGAGTTAGTAGAAAAAACTCGTAGAAATCTCAAAAAAGTTTTCGTTGCAGAAATAGAATTATCGAGTGGTTGTACTGGAAAAGCAGTTGCAACTGCAATCGTGAAAGATGTCGATTATACAGGCAAGCAAGATGGAAAAGATCGGTGTATTGGCTCAGTTCTATTAATTCGAGACATCACGTCAGAGAAAGAGGTGGATCAGATGAAGACTGATTTCATTTCTACAGTGTCTCACGAACTCAGAACGCCTCTAACATCAGTACTTGGTTTCGCCAAAATCATTAAGAAAAAGCTAGAAGAGGTTGTCTTTCCCGTCATCCCCACAGATGATAAAAAAGTACAACGCAATGTCAGACAAATAGCTGATAATCTTGACATTATCGTATCAGAAGGTGGCAGACTGACGGATTTGATTAATGATGTACTGGATATTGCCAAGATGGAGGCGGGTAAGATTGAGTGGAAGATGGCTCCCCTACAAATTAATGAAGTTATAGATAGAGCGATCGCAGCTACCTCTGCTCTCTTTCACCAAAAAAATCTTGAATTAATTCGAGATGTCAAAACCGAACTACCAGAGATTATAGGCGATCGCGATCGCTTAATTCAAGTAATCATTAACCTAATTTCTAACTCTGTCAAATTTACCGATACTGGCTCGATTACTTGCAGAGTCAAAACTAATGAAACTCAAATTCATATTAGTATTATCGATACAGGTATAGGTATTGCTGAAGCCGATTTAGACAAAGTATTTGAGAAATTCAAGCAAGTGGGCGATACCCTCACTGATAAACCCAAAGGCACGGGTTTAGGATTACCAATTTGCAAACAGATTGTCGAACATCACGGAGGTAAAATATGGGTTGAAAGTACTTTAGGCACGGGTAGTAAATTTTCCTTTACCTTACCCATCATGATTTCTTGTGACTTAAAACCAAGAACTTTTGATGTCGATACTCTCGTCAAGCAGTTGCGAGAACATGTAGTCATGAAATCTGCTAATTCTAGAACGACTAAAAAAACAATTTTAGTTGTAGATGACGATGCCAATATTCGTCAGTTGTTACGGCAGCAGTTAGAAACTGAAGGATACAATATTATTGAAGCTAAAGATGGCATAGAAGCGATCGCCTTTGTCAAAAAATCTGCTCCCGATCTCATTATTCTAGATGTCATGATGCCAGAGATGAGCGGTTTCGATGTAGCCGCTGTTCTCAAAAACGATCCCAAAACTATGAATATTCCCATTATTATTCTATCTATTGTAGAAGATAGAGAGCGGGGCTATCGTTTGGGAATTGAACGTTACTTAATGAAGCCAATTGAGACAGATACTTTATTGCATGAAATTGGCACATTAACGACTCAAGCTAATTCTAGTAAAAAAGTTTTAGTAGTTGATGAAGATGTGTCTACTGTAAAAACTTTAGCTGAAGTTTTACAAGCTAAAGGTTACAGTGTAGTTGAAGCTATTGATGCTCAAGAATTGCGGGAAAAAGCAGTGTCGGTTCAACCATACATGATTATTGCTAACGCTAACTTCTGGGAGCGCTCCGAAGTTATTAAAACATTACGTTTTGAAAAAGGTTTAGAAAATGTTTTCTTTATCTTACTGGCAGACCGTAAGGATGGCGATCGTTCTGAAACATTAACTACACAAAATGAGATTTTACTACCAGGAGCTTTCATCAAAAATAAAAAACTCATATAA